From the genome of Syntrophus gentianae:
TACCAAGAGAAACCGATCGAATAAATTAGAGGATGCTTTCTTTCTTTCCTTGACACGGTCGTGGTGCGGATGCAGTATTCCGGGTTGCAACGTTAAAAAATGTACAGAGGAGTTTTATCCATGCGGGTTATAGCAATGGTCATGGTGATGGCATTTTTGCTGATTGCTCCAGGCTGGGCCGATAATACCTTTCAGGAAGGGGCAAAAAATGTAGGTCAAGGCTTCAAAAAAGCGGGAAAAGGGACGGGCGAGGCTGTCAAGGACGGTGGAAAAGAGGTAGGTCGGGGTTTCAAAAAAATGGGGCAGGGGACAGGTCAAGCCCTCAAGGAAGGTGGAAGAGAAATCGGTCAGGGCGTTAAAAAGGTTGGAAAGTCCACCGGAAAACAGGCAAAAAAGACAGGGGCGACAATCGGCGAGTGGTTCAAGGATGTGGGACAAAAGACCGGCGAAGCATTCAGGCAGATGGGGAGAAATCTTAGAAAATTTTTCACGCGCCGTTAGGGTTGCGAATTTCTATGGATCACTTTCTTTTGCTGAATACATCTATTGCCAAGGGAATTGTGCTTACCGCCCCGATAAGAAACATCATCCATCCGAGTTTTTTCCTCTCTCTTCCATCCAGTGTATCGGCAAGCAATAGGGCTGCTCCTGCTCCTAACATGACCCGGGTTCCAGCTATGAGTGCGATTTCAGGGACTGTCAGTTCTGCCTTCTTCATATGATCCATCATGATGCACCTCTAACACGGTCTGTTGTTGAACGAGAGAATTTATCCAAATAAAGAAAGGCTACGAGGCGGAACGGTTAAGTCGGATAAGAAATATATCCCTGGCCCCCCTTAATGGGGGATGGTTCTTGTTGGATGTCCGTTGCATCATCCGTCACCAAAAGACTTGCAGTATCTGATAACGTACGTAGCCAGGGTTTTTTCACCAAAGAGAATCAGCCGCCAACTTTACGATTGACTGGCGAGTTCTGATAAGAATTTATCAGATACACGGCTTGTTCCCATTTGATTGCTGATAAAAAAACTTTAAAGAACTTTATTTAAAGAATGCTGCTCAGTTAGCAATATTGAGGAGTTTCATGCTTTGAGGTGAACTTCCCCAATTGCTTGCAGCGGAAGACTTGATCCCGTTGAAAATCAAGTCACATATTTCCCCATAATTTTCCATAAGATCGAATTTTTCATCTTTGAGCAGCCATCTGGTGAGCCTGGCTTCCAGCATTCCCATTAACATCTCCCTGATGGCATATCCCTCAACATCCTTGCGGATGAGCCCTTCCTCCTGGCCCTCTTTGATAATTTCTAAAACTCTTTCGTAGATCCACACTACCTTGTCATGGGTTTTTGATTTGGAAAAATTTTTACTTACGCGCATTTCAAGCATCATACTTCGGGCATAAGCCGGGTTCATTTTGAAATGATATAGGTAGAACCAGACAAATTTGCTCATTTTATTGAAAGAATCATGAATTCCCTGGAGATGGAGGTCCAGCTCATCCCAAAATTCTTCTATCATTTCTGCCGGAATTGAAAAGAAGAGGTCTTCTTTGTTTTTAAAATACTGATAAATCGTCCCCTCAGCTATTTTTGCCCTTTGTGCGATTTCAGAGATTGAGGCCTCTTTGAAACTGTTATTCCCAAATACTTCAATAGCCGCCTCAATGATTTGCTTTCGCCTTAAATCTTTTTTCTTATGTTGTTTAACCACGTTACCCAACTTCTCCTAATCTATGCTTCCTGCGGTGATTATTGCGTCTGAAGATAATCCCCGATGCACAAACATCCTTGAGAATTGATCCTTATCATGAATGCCGGAGATTTTAAATGCAAACGATTCTCCTTAAATCACATTTATCAAAATCCGGCAATATTTTTTAGATTTGTCAAGATATTTTTTCAGGCAATGCATGAGAGATTCCTCATCATGACATAAAGAATGAATTTATCAAAAAAAACAAGCTCTTTCGATCCCCTATGCTCAGAAAATTAATTCAGAAAGCCTTTATAGAGCTTTCTTATGGATTATATGCCGGTTTGCTCAAGGTTATCGTTTCCCGGTGTGTTTTTTGCTAATTACTTTTTCATAAAAGAAGGAGCTATGGCATAGATGCAAAAGGTCTTGGTAAACGATAAAGGGATAGCATGGATAACATGCGATCATTGTAAGCATACTTCGTCGGTTGATTTAAGCGAATCGAGCGGGGTTGTAAACGTCATTGAGTATAAATGTTCGAAATGTGAAGCTGTGTATGAAGTCACTTGTGAATTCAGAAAGACGTATAGAAAAGAAGTCAGCCTTCATGGGACTTTCATCCAGCAGCAACCTATGGAAGAGCAGGCAGGAAGAATCGAGATAACAGATCTCTCAAAGACCGGAATAAAATTCAGGACCAGGGTAAAATATGATTTAAAACCGGGCTATATTTTAAAACTAACGTTTACCCTGGATGACAGAAATAAAACTTTGGTTGACCAGATGGCAGAGGTGAAATGGGTTAACGGGCAAACAGTGGGAGGCACGTTTATTCATCAGGACCAGTGGACCCAGAAGAAACTCGGATTTTATTTTATGTCTTAGATCGCTCTCGAATTTGCCTTTGGAAAACGATGTGAAATTGTCTCGCATTGGTAGGGGCCGGGTCAAACTTTGAAAAGGTAGATCATTCCAAGAGTTCCTTACGTAATCTCTGCGGATAGACCCACATGCCAAAGCCGGCTTGGCGGTCAAAGCAATACAACCCGTGATTTTTTAAATTCCAATGCGTCCCTGCTTAACCATTGATCTGTAATCATTTCTAATTCCAACTCTAGATCAAAGCGCTATCTGCGTTGGCTTCGTTATCGGCTCCTCAACGTACGTCTGTGTACGTCTGCGTCGCCTCTGCCTTGCCGCCTTGCTATCATCTCATCTTTGATCTAGAATTGAAATAATCAGCCATCTCAGGCATTTTCCCTGTTTTTCCCTTGACGGTCGATTCAAAAAGATTTAACGGATAGAAATTACGAAAAAAACAATTGAATAGGGGACAGAAAGACCATGGATGAAACGGGAAAATGCCCGGAACCGACCCTGAAGGTCGGCGATCAGCTTTTTGGCTTTCAGGTGTTGCGAATTGAACAGATTGATGATCTCCGGGTTACGGCCTATGAGATTGAACACGGAAAAACCGGTGCAAAATTGCTTCATCTTCACAGTACGGACCGGGAAAACCTTTTCTCCATCGGTTTTCGCACACCCCCGGCGGATTCCACCGGTGTCCCGCATATCCTGGAACATTCCGTCCTGGCTGGTTCGGAAAAATATCCACTCAAGGATGCCTTTAACGAACTGGTCCGGGGAACCCTGCAGACCTTCATCAATGCTTTCACCTATCCCGACAAGACCATCTATCCCGTGGCC
Proteins encoded in this window:
- a CDS encoding TetR/AcrR family transcriptional regulator, whose translation is MVKQHKKKDLRRKQIIEAAIEVFGNNSFKEASISEIAQRAKIAEGTIYQYFKNKEDLFFSIPAEMIEEFWDELDLHLQGIHDSFNKMSKFVWFYLYHFKMNPAYARSMMLEMRVSKNFSKSKTHDKVVWIYERVLEIIKEGQEEGLIRKDVEGYAIREMLMGMLEARLTRWLLKDEKFDLMENYGEICDLIFNGIKSSAASNWGSSPQSMKLLNIAN
- a CDS encoding PilZ domain-containing protein, producing MQKVLVNDKGIAWITCDHCKHTSSVDLSESSGVVNVIEYKCSKCEAVYEVTCEFRKTYRKEVSLHGTFIQQQPMEEQAGRIEITDLSKTGIKFRTRVKYDLKPGYILKLTFTLDDRNKTLVDQMAEVKWVNGQTVGGTFIHQDQWTQKKLGFYFMS